A region of Allocoleopsis franciscana PCC 7113 DNA encodes the following proteins:
- the dnaK gene encoding molecular chaperone DnaK yields the protein MGKVVGIDLGTTNSVVAVMEGGKPVVIANAEGMRTTPSVVGFSKDGERLVGQMARRQTVLNPQNTFYAVKRFIGRKYDEVSPESRRVSYTIRRDETGSVKIRCPRLKKEFAPEEVSAMVLRKLADEAGRYLGQPVTGAVITVPAYFNDSQRQATRDAGRIAGLEVLRILNEPTAASLAYGMDRKESQTILVFDLGGGTFDVSILDVGDGVFEVKATSGDTQLGGNDFDRKIVDWLAEQFLETEGVDLRRDRQALQRLNEAAEKAKIELSGVSVTDINLPFITATEDGPKHLETRLTRAQFETLCADLIGRLRRPLKRALQDAALSPSQIDEVVLVGGSTRIPLVQQLVRSFIDQEPNQNVNPDEVVAVGAAIQAGILSNEVKDILLLDVTPLSMGLETIGGVMKKLIPRNTTIPTRKSDIFSTGDNNQTLVEIHVLQGEREMAADNKSLGRFKLTGIPPAPRGVPQIQVSFDIDANGILQVTALDKTTGREQSVTIQGASTLSESEVTQMIREAEQFAQTDRERRERVEKRNRAESLANEAERQLKEVTLDFGNQFAGIHRRRIEALVQEMRQAIARHDERAIDRAYSDLQDALYELKREVQLQYSDEDDDDFFGGIRRAFSGDSDKDRYWERSTRRDSYEVGGGRYGRERDSFAERSSSNLPRRESRPAPLQNDWDDDDDDWF from the coding sequence ATGGGCAAGGTAGTCGGCATTGACCTGGGTACAACAAACTCTGTGGTAGCGGTCATGGAGGGTGGCAAGCCGGTTGTAATTGCCAATGCAGAAGGGATGCGGACAACACCTTCGGTCGTTGGCTTCAGTAAGGATGGGGAGCGTTTGGTCGGACAAATGGCACGTCGCCAAACCGTGCTCAATCCCCAGAATACGTTTTATGCCGTCAAGCGATTCATTGGACGCAAATATGACGAAGTCAGTCCAGAGTCTAGACGCGTTTCCTACACGATTCGCCGAGATGAAACTGGCAGCGTGAAAATTAGGTGCCCCCGTTTGAAGAAGGAATTTGCCCCCGAAGAAGTTTCGGCAATGGTGCTGCGGAAATTGGCAGATGAGGCCGGTCGCTATCTGGGGCAGCCCGTGACGGGTGCCGTGATTACAGTTCCTGCTTACTTCAATGATTCTCAGCGGCAAGCGACACGAGATGCCGGACGAATTGCAGGTTTAGAAGTTCTGCGTATTCTCAATGAGCCAACGGCAGCCTCTTTGGCGTATGGGATGGATCGCAAAGAGAGTCAGACTATCTTGGTTTTTGACTTGGGAGGGGGTACGTTTGATGTCTCCATCCTAGACGTTGGGGATGGGGTGTTTGAAGTCAAGGCCACGAGTGGTGATACTCAACTGGGTGGGAATGATTTTGACCGCAAAATTGTTGATTGGTTGGCGGAGCAGTTTTTGGAAACCGAAGGGGTGGATTTAAGACGCGATCGCCAAGCCCTGCAACGCTTAAATGAGGCGGCGGAAAAAGCCAAAATTGAGCTTTCAGGGGTGAGTGTTACAGATATCAATTTACCGTTTATCACGGCGACAGAAGATGGACCCAAGCATTTAGAAACTCGGCTCACCCGTGCCCAGTTTGAGACTCTATGTGCAGATCTGATCGGTCGATTGCGCCGCCCATTGAAACGTGCCCTACAAGACGCGGCCTTAAGTCCCAGCCAAATTGATGAAGTGGTTTTGGTAGGTGGCTCGACACGTATCCCACTGGTGCAACAACTCGTGCGGAGCTTTATTGATCAAGAACCGAATCAGAACGTTAACCCCGACGAAGTGGTAGCCGTGGGAGCCGCTATTCAGGCGGGAATTCTCAGCAATGAGGTGAAGGATATCCTTTTATTAGATGTGACGCCTTTGTCGATGGGGTTAGAAACCATTGGGGGTGTCATGAAAAAGCTGATTCCCCGAAATACCACAATTCCTACCCGGAAATCAGACATATTCTCAACCGGTGACAACAATCAAACGCTGGTGGAAATTCATGTTCTCCAGGGTGAGAGGGAAATGGCGGCGGATAATAAGTCGTTGGGTCGATTTAAGCTGACAGGGATTCCCCCTGCACCGCGAGGCGTTCCTCAAATTCAAGTGTCTTTCGATATTGATGCCAATGGAATTTTGCAGGTTACGGCTTTAGACAAAACCACAGGTCGAGAACAAAGCGTGACCATTCAAGGCGCTTCTACCCTGAGTGAGTCGGAAGTCACTCAGATGATTCGTGAGGCCGAGCAATTTGCTCAAACTGACCGAGAACGGCGAGAGCGGGTGGAAAAGCGAAATCGGGCAGAAAGCTTGGCGAATGAGGCAGAACGGCAACTCAAAGAGGTGACCCTCGATTTTGGCAACCAGTTTGCAGGTATACATCGGCGTCGCATTGAAGCCTTGGTTCAAGAAATGCGTCAGGCGATCGCACGTCATGACGAGCGTGCCATTGACCGAGCCTATTCCGATCTTCAGGATGCGCTGTATGAGCTGAAGCGAGAAGTGCAACTGCAATATTCAGATGAGGATGACGATGACTTTTTTGGCGGAATTCGTCGCGCCTTCTCCGGAGATAGTGATAAGGATCGGTATTGGGAACGCAGTACCCGACGTGACTCCTATGAGGTGGGAGGAGGTCGATATGGTAGGGAGCGTGACAGCTTTGCCGAACGGAGTTCATCGAACCTCCCCCGACGGGAATCTCGACCTGCTCCTTTACAGAATGATTGGGATGATGACGATGATGACTGGTTTTAA